A genome region from Penicillium psychrofluorescens genome assembly, chromosome: 3 includes the following:
- a CDS encoding uncharacterized protein (ID:PFLUO_004256-T1.cds;~source:funannotate) — protein MSFFSNLCGCFVCNHKASPSSSSRREMQVSQGSTHTHSGVPTGRFILSADGDFVRRAVDHEIGTEHGPHAADSGYTNVVPLPQYTARPMSSHEKTLEAHMRDPPVSSSEYSTDEKSRNLYDEEVTSDGSSAISFPSSYGNTSTATRETPPPPYSPRHSAAFSRSRSVSVSSAMAVAINPPPLARVAGVHHGRLARSEADDQSLRRHRRTSWESR, from the coding sequence ATGTCGTTCTTCTCCAACCTTTGCGGTTGCTTCGTCTGCAACCACAAAGcctcaccctcttcttcttcacgcCGAGAGATGCAAGTCTCCCAGGGCTCAACCCACACCCACAGCGGAGTGCCAACCGGCcgcttcatcctctccgCTGATGGCGACTTTGTCCGCCGCGCTGTCGACCACGAGATTGGCACCGAGCACGGGCCCCACGCGGCAGACTCCGGATACACCAATGTGGTCCCGCTGCCGCAGTACACGGCGCGGCCCATGAGTTCTCACGAGAAAACCCTCGAGGCTCACATGCGTGACCCGCCGGTCTCTTCGTCCGAATATTCCACCGATGAAAAGAGCCGGAATCTCTACGACGAAGAAGTTACCTCGGACGGCTCTTCCGCCATCTCTTTTCCGAGCAGCTACGGGAACACGTCGACGGCAACCAGGGAAACGCCCCCGCCGCCGTACTCCCCGCGTCATTCGGCGGCATTCTCTCGCTCACGCTCCGTGTCCGTGTCGTCTGCGATGGCGGTGGCTATCAACCCGCCGCCGTTGGCTCGGGTAGCTGGTGTGCATCACGGTCGTCTTGCTCGTTCTGAGGCGGACGACCAGTCCCTTCGGCGCCATCGACGAACTTCCTGGGAGAGTCGTTAG
- a CDS encoding uncharacterized protein (ID:PFLUO_004255-T1.cds;~source:funannotate), whose product MSAEPENPSPAELAARERDEQDRKAREAAEQAQLPYKWTQTIRDVDLTAPIPANIKGRDMEVVLTKTKIRVAIKGQEAIIEGDFPHPVVGDESSWTLETTPTPPGKEVNIHLDKVNKMEWWPHVVTTAPKIDVSKITPENSSLGDLDGETRAMVEKMMYDQRQKETGGMTSDEQKKMDLLKKFQADHPEMDFSNAKMG is encoded by the exons ATGTCCGCCGAACCAGAAAACCCGTCCCCCGCTGAATTGGCCGCCCGTGAGCGCGATGAGCAAGACCGCAAAGCCCGCGAAGCCGCCGAGCAGGCCCAGCTGCCCTACAAATGGACGCAGACCATCCGCGACGTGGACCTGACCGCTCCGATCCCCGCCAACATCAAGGGCCGCGATATGGAGGTGGTGttgaccaagaccaagatccgCGTGGCGATCAAGGGGCAAGAAGCGATCATCGAG GGCGACTTCCCCCACCCGGTCGTCGGTGACGAATCCTCCTGGACGCTGGAGACCACCCCGACCCCGCCGGGCAAGGAAGTCAATATCCATCTAGACAAGGTGAACAAGATGGAATGGTGGCCCCACGTCGTGACGACCGCCCCGAAGATCGATGTCAGCAAGATCACGCCGGAGAACTCGAGCCTGGGCGATTTGGACGGCGAGACCAGGGCGAtggtcgagaagatgatgtaTGATCAGCGGCAGAAGGAGACGGGCGGGATGACGAGTgatgagcagaagaagatggatcTCCTCAAGAAGTTTCAGGCCGATCATCCAG AGATGGATTTTTCGAATGCCAAGATGGGTTAG
- a CDS encoding uncharacterized protein (ID:PFLUO_004254-T1.cds;~source:funannotate) — MKVGQQHPQYDDEGTLPLRATVQNATVLLSGALLAALAAFVIWQVSQLRLRGPVLPRPLDTALRWVTAILTWCSRQWFIGSLVTSLVMQMVILPCFEQWRAGDNNPNAPGSRAPILTWNHNNEGPAKWTVAVDDPEALFLTLAAMLGPDRVPMSKLESIMAEHAETTTTTTG, encoded by the exons ATGAAAGTCGGTCAACAACACCC CCAGTATGACGATGAGGGGACCCTCCCACTCCGGGCCACCGTCCAGAATGCCACCGTCCTGCTGAGCGGGGCGCTTCTCGCGGCCCTCGCGGCGTTCGTTATATGGCAGGTGTCCCAGCTGCGCCTCCGAGGCCCGGTCTTACCCCGTCCGCTGGACACTGCCCTGCGCTGGGTGACCGCCATTCTCACCTGGTGCAGCCGACAATGGTTTATCGGCTCGCTGGTCACCTCGCTGGTCATGCAGATGGTCATCCTGCCGTGCTTTGAGCAGTGGAGGGCGGGGGATAACAATCCGAATGCACCTGGGTCCCGTGCCCCGATATTGACATGGAATCATAATAACGAGGGTCCGGCTAAGTGGACGGTTGCGGTCGATGACCCCGAGGCCCTGTTTCTGACTCTGGCGGCGATGCTGGGACCCGATAGAGTGCCGATGAGTAAACTCGAGTCGATCATGGCTGAACATGCGGAAACAACCACGACCACAACGGGGTGA
- a CDS encoding uncharacterized protein (ID:PFLUO_004258-T1.cds;~source:funannotate), translated as MALAASMTVESNSATAASSSSTPSEDTALLRDRRRRHSFHASRKLSCDYQDADTVFIRVELFLAELERRMHWIEQYRKSHMVQIDTSLRRGYATLEAVRDQCSMASGELMGSGKKRAKLFVETLEDRYIEALATKETLEQKAQAGVRLMESFLSEMESRAHAVRDRGIYGTLDDGWKAMDSKLVQAREVVDEGMERARRARDAMRESIDQAVRLAQENRLITYSDLPDPWRVNPHILRGYRFTSSKVECVSSAFSFSNELVNIWSHLIGLVIVLSIAFYFYPLNPNFHLSTKTDVLIAAVFFFSACKCLFCSTLWHTMNSISSQPLMERFACVDYTGISLLVAASIVTIEYTAFYCEPYSRWTYIVLTMSLGVGGIILPWHPTFNRHDMAWARVVFYVTLALTGFAPFAQLCSTRGLEWCMYFYAPVVKSLLVYFVGACVYASKIPERWKPGLFDYFGGSHNIWHMAVLGGILFHYCAMQDLFAGAFQRAEGECPNLTA; from the exons ATGGCTCTGGCAGCGTCAATGACTGTGGAGTCCAACTccgccaccgctgcctcgtcgtcgtccaccCCCAGCGAGGACACGGCCTTGCTGCGGGATCGTCGACGCCGGCACTCTTTTCACGCCTCCCGGAAATTGTCCTGCGACTACCAGGATGCCGATACCGTCTTTATTAGG GTCGAACTCTTCCTGGCCGAATTGGAGCGCCGAATGCACTGGATCGAACAGTACCGCAAATCTCATATGGTCCAAATTGACACCAGTCTGCGACGAGGATATGCCACGCTAGAAGCCGTGAGAGACCAATGCTCTATGGCCTCGGGGGAATTGATGGGAAGCGGAAAGAAACGCGCCAAGCTTTTCGTGGAAACGCTCGAGGATCGCTACATTGAGGCCTTGGCCACCAAAGAGACCCTCGAGCAGAAGGCCCAGGCCGGAGTGCGCCTGATGGAGTCTTTCCTATCGGAAATGGAGTCTCGGGCGCACGCCGTCCGCGACCGCGGAATCTACGGGACCTTGGACGATGGCTGGAAGGCTATGGACTCGAAACTCGTCCAAGCCCGGGAAGTGGTTGATGAGGGTATGGAACGAGCTCGCCGTGCTCGTGATGCCATGCGAGAGAGCATTGATCAGGCCGTTCGACTGGCCCAGGAAAACCGACTAATCACCTACTCCGATCTGCCCGACCCGTGGCGAGTGAACCCGCACATCCTCCGAGGCTATCGATTCACATCATCCAAAGTCGAATGCGTTTCGTCGGCGTTTTCCTTCTCGAATGAACTGGTCAACATTTGGTCCCACCTCATCGGACTGGTAATCGTCCTGTCGATCGCCTTCTATTTCTACCCGCTCAACCCCAATTTCCATCTGAGCACCAAGACCGACGTGCTGATTGCCGCcgtcttctttttctctgcCTGCAAGTGCCTGTTCTGCAGTACCCTCTGGCACACCATGAACAGCATTTCCTCCCAGCCCCTGATGGAGCGCTTCGCCTGCGTGGACTACACCGGCATTTCTTTGCTGGTTGCCGCGTCCATCGTCACCATCGAGTACACCGCATTCTACTGTGAACCCTACTCGCGCTGGACCTACATCGTGCTCACCATGTCCTTGGGCGTCGGTGGTATTATCCTGCCATGGCACCCGACCTTCAATCGCCACGACATGGCATGGGCCCGTGTGGTCTTCTACGTGACTCTCGCCCTGACCGGCTTCGCGCCATTCGCACAACTCTGCAGCACCCGCGGCCTTGAATGGTGCATGTACTTCTATGCTCCGGTGGTAAAGAGCCTCCTCGTCTACTTTGTCGGCGCCTGCGTTTATGCTTCTAAGATACCCGAGCGATGGAAGCCCGGTCTGTTCGACTACTTTGGCGGCAGTCACAATATCTGGCATATGGCCGTGCTCGGCGGGATTCTGTTCCACTACTGTGCTATGCAGGATTTGTTCGCGGGCGCTTTCCAGCGTGCCGAAGGCGAATGCCCCAATCTGACGGCatga
- a CDS encoding uncharacterized protein (ID:PFLUO_004251-T1.cds;~source:funannotate), whose protein sequence is MESLLDSLLELEEQFYQEGYDLGAADGTEAGYTEGSVFAVEKGFEKFVEMGRLYGKALVWAQRLTEVSHNESTSESDILDPSVCGEMPTLPAHSARLTRNLQTLLELVDPASLDMSNTEEAVNDVDERLKGAAMKAKLIQRAMGEREEMLGARVDAKDMSASGDGSGSIEDISSLNVRR, encoded by the coding sequence atggagTCCCTTCTCGACAGCCTCCTagagctcgaggagcagTTCTATCAAGAGGGCTATGATCTGGGCGCTGCGGATGGCACAGAGGCTGGATACACCGAGGGCAGCGTATTCGCCGTCGAGAAGGGCTTCGAGAAATTCGTCGAGATGGGCCGACTTTACGGCAAGGCCCTTGTCTGGGCTCAGAGACTGACTGAAGTTTCTCACAATGAATCGACCAGCGAATCGGACATCCTGGATCCCTCCGTCTGCGGAGAAATGCCCACCCTTCCAGCGCACAGCGCGCGCTTGACCCGAAACCTCCAAACGCTtctggagctggtcgacCCGGCTTCGTTGGATATGTCGAACACGGAGGAAGCGGTCAACGATGTGGACGAACGCTTGAAGGGCGCTGCCATGAAGGCGAAGCTTATCCAGCGCGCGATGGGTGAGCGTGAGGAGATGTTGGGCGCTCGTGTCGACGCGAAGGATATGTCGGCCTCGGGTGATGGGTCCGGCAGTATTGAAGATATCAGTTCGTTGAACGTTCGCCGCTGA
- a CDS encoding uncharacterized protein (ID:PFLUO_004257-T1.cds;~source:funannotate) has translation MTMDPTVREVVENAQPRHLPPHRSHDPSNNLKRSDPFMFGSRYLEEGDNVFEFNAWDHVEPDDEFKAYAETQFAKQRETPVSEFDMKRFNGDPAKWWDLFYKNNTANFFKDRKWLRQEFPVLADVTQTDAGRQVVLEVGAGAGNTAFPLLANNQNDQLMVHACDFSKYAVKVMRESEQYDPTHMVADVWDVAGEPSEENGDSLPPGLTEESVDVVILIFIFSALNPDQWNKAMRNIYRVLKPGGQILFRDYGRGDLAQVRFKKNRYMGENFYARGDGTRVYFFDQDQLVNMWSQWTPEKGLPDDDEPRTGDGVFDVLHMGADRRLIVNRQSKLKMYRCWMQGHFRKHGGDVAAVSTTEKSE, from the coding sequence atgacaaTGGATCCCACCGTTCGCGAGGTTGTCGAAAATGCGCAGCCTCGACATCTCCCCCCACACCGCTCGCACGACCCCTCCAACAACCTCAAGCGCAGCGACCCGTTCATGTTCGGCTCGCGCTACCTCGAAGAAGGTGACAACGTCTTCGAGTTCAACGCGTGGGACCACGTCGAGCCCGACGACGAATTCAAAGCTTACGCCGAGACCCAATTTGCCAAGCAGCGTGAAACACCGGTGTCGGAGTTCGACATGAAACGATTCAACGGCGACCCGGCGAAATGGTGGGATTTGTTTTACAAAAACAACACGGCCAATTTCTTCAAGGACCGTAAGTGGCTGCGTCAGGAGTTTCCCGTGCTGGCGGATGTGACGCAGACGGATGCTGGCCGTCAGGTTGTTCTGGAGGTGGGCGCGGGGGCGGGCAATACTGCGTTCCCATTGCTGGCCAATAACCAGAATGACCAACTCATGGTGCATGCGTGCGACTTTTCCAAGTATGCTGTCAAGGTCATGCGCGAGAGCGAGCAGTACGACCCGACCCACATGGTCGCCGATGTCTGGGACGTGGCCGGCGAGCCCTCCGAGGAGAATGGTGACTCGCTTCCACCGGGTCTGACCGAGGAATCCGTCGACGTGGTGATTCTGATCTTCATTTTCTCTGCCCTAAACCCGGACCAATGGAACAAAGCCATGCGGAACATCTACCGCGTCCTGAAACCAGGCGGCCAGATTCTTTTCCGTGACTACGGCCGCGGAGACCTTGCGCAGGTGCGGTTTAAGAAGAATCGCTATATGGGCGAGAACTTCTACGCTCGCGGTGATGGCACGCGTGTGTACTTCTTTGATCAGGATCAGCTCGTTAATATGTGGAGCCAGTGGACTCCTGAGAAGGGTCTAcccgatgatgatgagccAAGAACAGGAGATGGAGTGTTTGACGTCTTGCATATGGGCGCTGATCGACGACTAATTGTCAATCGGCAGAGCAAGCTGAAGATGTATCGCTGCTGGATGCAGGGGCATTTCCGGAaacatggtggtgatgttgcTGCTGTGAGTACAACTGAGAAGAGCGagtga
- a CDS encoding uncharacterized protein (ID:PFLUO_004252-T1.cds;~source:funannotate) has protein sequence MAATDPILPKDGERNILITSALPYVNNVPHLGNVIGSVLSADVFSRYHKACGRRTLYICGTDEYGTATETKALEEKVSPEELCAKYNAIHQEVYKFFDIGFDYFGRTPTQQHTEITQSIFMRLYENGCLAEQTSEQPFCEQHGSFLADRYVEGECPRCHYDDARGDQCDKCGNLIDPFDLIKPRCKLDGAAPVRRETKHVYLLLDKLQPEIEKWVHSAIEKGAWPKNSRVITESWLKEGLKPRGITRDLKWGVPVPLKGYETGKTIYVWFEACIGYPSITANYTKDWEQWWRNPENVQLYQFLGKDNVPFHSVIFPASQLGTKDKWTMLHHLSATEYLNYEGGKFSKSRGVGVFGTTAEQTGVPPDVWRYYLLKNRPETGDTQFEWRSFVEANNSELLAKYGNLVNRVVKIVAAKYDSVIPEFTVPNTEVFNDFLREVTDLTRQYIDEMESVHLRAGVQTAMRIAEAGNGLIQANRLDNALIANEPELAAAVVGTILNLIYLLSSVFAPYMPASSKSILQQLDAPFQLIPSPESIKDGWKPTALKPGHKIGKAQYLFSRIDPKKADEWRDMFGGSQADRKKKEEEAAKLAAKKAASKAKKKEKKDKGQGPAPPSGGVEASAKGGASAERPTVATENNDDEAVEKIADGVSQVTLPTS, from the exons atggccgcaACAGACCCCATCCTGCCCAAGGACGGCGAGCGGAATATCCTGATCACTTCCGCCTTACCCTATGTCAATAATGTGCCGCATCTGGGCAATGTCATCGGCTCGGTGCTGAGTGCGGATGTGTTTTCGCG CTACCACAAGGCCTGCGGTCGACGAACCCTGTATATCTGTGGTACGGACGAATACGGCACTGCGACAGAAACCAAGGCGCTAGAGGAAAAGGTGTCGCCGGAGGAGCTCTGCGCCAAGTACAATGCCATTCACCAGGAAGTGTACAAGTTCTTCGACATTGGCTTCGACTATTTTGGCCGCACTCCGACACAACAGCACACCGAGATCACGCAGAGCATCTTCATGCGCCTATACGAAAACGGGTGTCTAGCCGAGCAGACCTCCGAACAACCCTTCTGCGAACAGCACGGCTCGTTCCTAGCAGACCGCTACGTCGAAGGAGAATGCCCGCGGTGTCACTACGACGACGCACGTGGTGATCAATGCGACAAATGTGGCAATCTCATAGATCCCTTTGACCTGATCAAGCCCCGCTGCAAGCTCGACGGGGCAGCTCCGGTTCGCCGTGAGACGAAACATGTCTACCTCCTGCTTGATAAGCTGCAGCCGGAGATTGAGAAGTGGGTGCACTCTGCTATCGAAAAGGGTGCTTGGCCGAAGAACTCGCGCGTCATCACCGAGTCCTGGCTCAAGGAGGGGTTGAAGCCCCGTGGGATCACAAGGGATCTGAAGTGGGGCGTGCCTGTTCCGCTGAAGGGCTATGAAACTGGCAAGAC GATCTATGTCTGGTTCGAGGCTTGTATTGGCTATCCGTCCATCACAGCCAACTACACAAAGGATTGGGAGCAGTGGTGGCGTAACCCAGAGAACGTGCAACTGTACCAGTTCCTAGGCAAGGATAACGTGCCATTTCACTCCGTCATCTTCCCCGCTAGTCAGCTCGGAACCAAGGACAAGTGGACCATGCTGCATCATCTGAGCGCCACGGAATATCTGAACTATGAAGGCGGGAAATTCAGCAAGTCCCGCGGTGTTGGTGTATTTGGTACTACTGCGGAGCAGACCGGTGTGCCCCCGGACGTGTGGAGGTACTATTTGCTGAAGAACCGGCCCGAGACTGGCGATACGCAATTTGAGTGGCGTTCATTTGTGGAAGCCAACAACAGCGAGCTGTTGGCCAAGTACGGCAACCTGGTAAACCGGGTGGTGAAGATTGTGGCTGCCAAGTACGATTCGGTCATCCCCGAATTTACAGTTCCGAACACGGAGGTCTTCAATGATTTCCTCAGGGAAGTGACGGACTTGACCCGCCAGTATattgatgagatggaaagCGTGCACCTGCGCGCCGGTGTGCAAACGGCTATGAGGATTGCCGAAGCCGGCAATG GTCTGATCCAAGCCAATCGACTCGACAACGCTTTGATTGCCAACGAGCCTGAGCTGGCCGCAGCTGTGGTGGGCACCATCCTAAACCTGATCTATTTGTTGTCTAGCGTGTTTGCGCCGTACATGCCTGCATCATCCAAGTCGATTTTGCAGCAACTAGATGCACCATTCCAACTAATCCCTAGTCCGGAGAGCATCAAGGACGGATGGAAGCCAACGGCGCTCAAGCCCGGTCACAAGATCGGCAAGGCGCAATACCTGTTCTCGCGGATCGATCCGAAGAAGGCGGATGAGTGGCGCGACATGTTTGGTGGCTCTCAGGCCGATCGtaagaagaaggaagaggaagccgCTAAACTAGCAGCTAAGAAAGCAGCTAGtaaggcgaagaagaaggagaagaaggacaagggTCAGGGCCCGGCTCCTCCTTCGGGTGGCGTCGAGGCATCCGCAAAGGGCGGTGCCAGTGCTGAGCGTCCTACTGTCGCGACGGAGAACAACGACGACGAAgcggtcgagaagatcgccgaTGGTGTGTCTCAGGTGACGCTGCCGACGTCGTAG
- a CDS encoding uncharacterized protein (ID:PFLUO_004253-T1.cds;~source:funannotate) — protein sequence MDQSKKDTNQGLNPEPKNLEDIQAYQKKWDELIKDTDRQIKQIREEERQAALQQAQQQQQQQKGSR from the exons ATGGACCAATCCAAGAAGGACACCAACCAGGGCCTCAACCCCGAACCGAAAAACCTCGAGGACATCCAAGCCTACCAGAAGAAGTGGGACGAGCTCATAAAAGACACAGATAGGCAGATTAAGCAGATCCGAG aagaagaacgccagGCGGCcctgcagcaggcgcagcagcagcagcagcaacagaagGGGTCTCGATAG